In the genome of Caballeronia sp. NK8, the window GCGGATAGAAGGCCTTCGCGCGCAGCGTCGCGCCGCTGCGCGGCCGGGGCGCGGTTTCGGTGGCGTCGTCGTCATCGGGCGCCTGGAGCAGACCCCAGCCCGCCATCGCGACGACCAGGCCGCCCGCCACGCGCAGCACCGGAATCGAGATGCCGAAGAACGACAGCACGTACGCGCCGATCGAAAGCGACGCCAGAAGAATTGCGAAACTGTTGATGCAGATGCGCCGCGCGAGTTCCGCGCGATCGTCATCGCCGATATGCGGCAGCATGCTCAGCACGACGAGCGCCGTCGCCGGCGGATTGATGATCGGGAACAATCCGGCGACGATCACGAGAACCGTCCGGGCGAATTCGTTGAGCATGCGCGTTTTTGTCCGTTCGTAGGCCTGCTGCAAGCCCGGACATTGTGCACGCTAACTGGACGAACGTGCGTGGAATTGCTCCGCGATTCAGGCGAACGGCGCCGAGAGAATCAGCACGCATTCGGTGAGAAACGAGCCGAGCCCGACGCCGATCAGCACGCGCGCGACATAGGTCCACACGCGGCGATCGACATTGCCCGAGCAGCGCCAGGCGAGCGTGCACCACAGCAGATACAACGCCGAGCAGACGGCGAATACGCCCAGCATGCCGGGCCAGAACCAGACAGTGAGCAGCAGAAATGTTTCGGGAGTGACGCCTCGCGTCCAGAGGTCGAGGTACACGAACCACCATGCGAGGTGGATCG includes:
- a CDS encoding MarC family protein; the encoded protein is MLNEFARTVLVIVAGLFPIINPPATALVVLSMLPHIGDDDRAELARRICINSFAILLASLSIGAYVLSFFGISIPVLRVAGGLVVAMAGWGLLQAPDDDDATETAPRPRSGATLRAKAFYPLTLPITVGPGAIAVAIALGTGSPRHGVQPVHIAGVGVGLVILCASIYVCVRFAGHLERLLGTAGTQVAMRLFAFVIFCIGVQILWLGLSELIASVHLTIK